The following DNA comes from Camelina sativa cultivar DH55 chromosome 14, Cs, whole genome shotgun sequence.
AACAGTGGGGGTGTGGGTTATACTGCAAGATACGAGACCGATGATAAGATGGTAATGCTTCTACTCAGTCAGCTTATTAGAGATCGCTCATCGATTGAAAATTTggatcatattttatattggcgaattcttcttctactgtTTATTTTATTGATCATGTTGACAACTTTTCTTTATTAACTAACAGATCGCCTCTGCTTTCGTTGATATCTCGGGTCTTGTATGTATGAACTATGTTCATAACATCTCAAAGAAGGTAATGGCCCATTCGCAGTTAGTTATATCCTTAAGCTCGATGAGATAATAATAATCATGACACATAATATGTATCTTTTTTCTCATAATCAGGTTTCACTCGTTACTGATTTTGAATACGACTGCTTTTCAAGATATGTTGAAGCTAGTGTTGGGTGTGACTGCAATTATGGACAGGTAAATaatattgctatttttttttttagatttgaagGGAACTGATGAAAACAGTGTCTTTACTTTATAAATCCGTTCTAATATTATGAGCTTTTTGTTTCAGTCTCGAGTCCAGGGAAAGATTGATTCAAACGGTGTTGTATATGCCCATcttacaaaaaattaaatatgggACTCGAGTATCAACTATCTGCCAGTTTGGATCATATTAAAAAGGATTACAAGCTTGGTTTGTGCTTAAATTATGGTTAAGAACTGCAGAAAATATGCGGTTACTAAAGAGGAGGACTACTagaaactctttttctttctttgtgtgtGTTGGATCATTGTTTCCGTTAGATTCAGATATTGAATTGTAACCCAAGATTATTTAGTTTCATAACCAGTATACATATCATTACAGTCTTGCAACTTCAAAACTCAATtaagttaacaaaacaaaagctctctaaaaaaaGAAGCTCTAAAACTACATCTATAGAAAGGCTTAAAGAACTGCATTAAAAACCTGCTTTAACCCTCTCACTAAACCGGATCCGGTTGAAGCATTAAAACCGCTTCAACTGGCTTTTACACGAGCTTGGGTATACGACTACAGAGTCTAGAGATAACCCGCCTTTGGTATGTGTACAATCGATCTGAGTCATCGAAAACTTAATCTTTGTCGATGACTTATTCGATTCCCGGACAACAAAGTCTCCGGCGTGGTAGTGAGTCCAGTTTCCTCGCTCAGTTAACATGCATTGAGATGAGGAATGTTGACCATCTTCTGTCCAGAGTTGAAACCGAACCGGTTTAATGTCCCAACCATGGACTTGTTCGGTGTTACAGACCCGTCGACCAAACCATTTTCCCGACCGGCCTAGTTGAAGCTTAAAGAAGATGCTGTAGGTTCCAACCGGGAATGGGAAATCGATTTCCCCATCAACTTCAAACCACCAGATTTGTTGAAGATAAGCCACAGATGAAAACCTACAAAGAAGCAATAAAAGATGGTTTACTTTAACAATCGCAGAAACACACAGATCACAGCAACAACTCTGACCATAACATCATCTATCATACCAAATCCAATCAAGTTTTGTATTAAGAAACCACATGGCCAACACACAACTTCAAAGGAAAAGGCATACTTTTAAAGAGCTTGTGTTAGGCAATCGAACCAGCATAGTGAGAAAACTAACCGAGATTCATCAGTGGGGATATGACTCCAATATCTACGATCATCAATGCCTGTGATGGACAATCCTTTAGCTGAAATGGATAGACAAACACCACTGGTTCGTTTGTCTATCCACACCTTCTGCAGAATCAATAGAGGTTTCATAAGTACATAGCTTCTGGATCAAACAAGCTGAGCAAATTTGATTTGAGATTATACTACACAAGTGATGcaaattcaactaaaaaaactCGTTTTATGGGAATCCCCAAATGAAAAAGTTTccattttaggaaaaaaaatcccaaaaattaTTTGCTTCTGAAAGCCCTAATTTGTAAGAGAAGGTACCTTGGTGCCGTCATCAAATGAGTTAATCCTGGAGAGACAAGTATAAAGGTGTCTCTTTTGCAAATTTTCCGGGAAACCACCAAGGATTTTCTCGAGAAGAACTCTGTAATTCGGAGGAAGCTTCGATTCCCAGACGCAATCAGCCCAAGAAGCGCCGCGGAATGCTCTGTTGAGCTTCGAGAATCTACAGATCTCAACGGGATCCAAATTCTCAACAATCATAGCCACGCAACCCTCTGGCAAATCACCTAAACCAATCTTCAATAGATCCCCATCCCCAAAacaagacgacgacgacgaagacgaagaagaagacgaatccTTGTGAAGACCAGACTGAGCCACACCCATCTAAAACCCTTTCGACGAgatctaaaaaataaatctcaAGTGGGTTTTGTGGAGATGGGGTCTTCTTGAATCTTCAGAAAAAGGAGACTTCGAAATTTCAAGACTTTTCGTCTTTTTCGCACGCGAAAAAGGAAAggaatcaaaagtttttttttttttttactctcaaGAACAGAGcaataataaaagattaaagaagaaaggtTTTGGTTGGTGACAGAGAGAAGACAATATTGGACGGGTGACGCAAAAGACATGTGGATCGGtgtaataaataaacaaacgaTTTTGAGATActgttcaattttaatttaaaagctGTTTGGATTGGTTTGTTCAAATATACAGTTGGATTGGATGTTTgaatattgttttcttgtccGTTAcaccttatttatttttctttatttcatgaGTTGTGTAACTTGTAATAAGAACCATATGAGTTGTAAACTTGTAAGAACCAATTATAATATCCAAATCCTTACCCATTTGAgtttttcagttataattttcaGTTATACCTAATCCAAAATGTCAACGAGAATCTGTTTTATCCTTTTTGTATAAACATATAGATTGCATTGTCATTTTAATACTAACGTATACACGATCGTTGtggatattattttttgtgtacTAAAGGTATTATATTATGATGTATGATACGTAAAACATGTTTGGAATTGTAATTTGATCAGTCGTACCTTATGATTCAAGAGATCCGACCACTTTAATTATATCTTTGTCTCTAACAGTATTTAGTTTCTCTGCATCATTTTGTATTCGACCATCCCATTGGCCATCGTAtgataaaacttaaaatttcacaATTGATGTTTACGTTGCAAGTTGAGATATCCAGTTGCTGATAGTGAATATGAGTTGTCAACATGAGTCTTgtgacacaaacaaaaaaaaaggaagtgcCCATTATGCTGAgatattttgaagatattattTCTTCAACGCTTTGTAAGATTACCTCTCCTAATGCATATACGAAGACTGAAAATATCTAAACATCATTGCGGTACtctttttgtttgataagaAGAACCTTAGATATTTTGTTCCTCCTATCAGATTAATGtcagattcaaaaaaataaaataaaaataaataaataaataaacatttgcTTCTGTCGGTGATGGACGGGGTTACACTCTGCATAACTACAAAACACACCTAATTAGATTCTTGACAGCATTTGGAGAGTTCTAGAAACATTTTGACATACTCACATACATATATTACTCACTTATCAGAGAGAGCATGCTATGATAGGGTCAGAAGAAATTACTTATATGATGATGCAAATATACCTCGAATAATTTTCCCTGTTTATGGGCTGACCTGAAGTTAAGGCCCACTCTTATGGAAAGCGGGCCCAATACTCTATtttgccaacatggaaaactagTATCGAACAAAACCAACGAAGACGTTGTTTAAAAGTTTAATCCCAAGTCCCAACAGTATTAAACGGCACCGTCGTCGTATGTTACGACTAGCTCGCCGCCGGAGAATGAAGCGGGAGGGATAGAGAAACGGTTGatgaaagaagcaaagattacACCATTAATTATTCATTGAGTGACAGacaataataaaaacaagaCTTATATGAAAAAAGATATCAAACGGTGGAAACAAGAAAGATTTAAGAAATAGAGATTAAACTCTGAAAATAACAAACAGGATCACCGATGGAGAAATCATGAAAAACAACATCATATGTGTTGGATTGGAGATCAAGTTCCACCAGTGCTTCTCTTCGCTCACGACAGTaaaacaacaacttcttcttcccatCGAAAAGTGCTAGTGGCAAGAGCACGTGTGTGCATCTACCAAACCATTGAGAAGTTGTAGCCAGATCAATGGAACACATTTTCTGCCATGTCTTATTGGCTGAATCGAATGACCATATCACTTGGTTGGGCCACTTCTTCTCCCAAACGCACAAGCGGTTGTCGAGGTCGCAGATAGCGATATCTAAATCATCAACATTGGCAAAGGGAGCTTTACAGACGACTTGAAAGGCTTCGGTGTGAAGATCAAAGGATAGAATTTTGGGTTCCTCCTCGCACTCGGTGAACCAATGAAGCGAGCCATCTACATAGACAGGGTCGGGGCAACCAAAAATCCGATAAGGAGAAGCGGGAGAAACATACCTCCAAGAGTTGGTGCTAAAGTCGAAAACCTCGCAGGTAGTAGCGTTGTCTCGGCCGATCTCTGAAGAGTTGTACAGCCAAACGGGCTTGTATGTGCCCGTGATTTTGTCTTTACCGAAACCAAGACTAGGGACCACGTAATGAAGGTCGTAGAAACTACGTCCTAAGTCGAACATGAGTTGTTGTAGCTTACAGAGAGGGAGAGGGCGATACCATCTAGTGGTTGGGATGACCACGGGCGATACCATCTAGTGGTTGGGATGACCACAAAACCGGATTCTGTGTGATGGTAGAGACTGATAAAGGTTGATGAGAGAAGAACACCTTAGTGTTTAGGAAATAGTATATTGACTCTCGTAATCATAAGCTTTATGTTACATAGAATTATATAGTACAAGAGTTTCCTAAACTATAATGAttgcaaatatataatatctaaataataaatatcacAATATCTCATATTAACTAGAggatcttctagatccttctacaCGCCCCCTCAATCTCAAAGTAGTAATGGAGCAAATGTGGAATTAATGGCTTGAGATTGATCTTAGTAGAATGGTAGAGCTCGTGCTTGAGCAACATTATCGAAGCTTGCTTTCCGACGTCTTGGTGGTGACTAAGTCATATCTTAGATAGATCCGGTGAACATAGATATGGTGATGGCTGTAAGCAgatgtgatgtttttttttttcaactggattgaaacataacaaataaaattttgaagaagcATCGATGGCTTGAAAACTGGAAAataagatggtttttttttaaaaaacaaaattaaagaagcaCTATGGCTTTGATTCAGAAGCTCATAAAAAGCTTGAATGTTAGAAGCATTTTTggcttgaaaataaaaattataaaagagaaGCACTTGGCTTAGATTCAGAGGTTTAAGATAATAGATTTGAATAAGAGAAGCTCGATAGCTTAGATTCAGAGGTTCATGATGAACTTGAATGTGGAAGCATTTGGcttaacaagaaaataaaataaaacgagTCTGATGGTTAGATCTAAACTCGGGAGCaaacctgctctgataccatgataaaGGTTGATGAGAGAAGAACAGCTTAGTGTTTAAGAAATAGTATATTGACTCTCATAATCATAAACTTTATGTTACATAGAAGTACAAGAATTTCCTAAACTATaatgattacaaatatataatatctaaataataaatattacaatatctCATATTAACTATAggatcttctagatccttctacaGAGACAAACGAGACCGTCACAGCTATTATAGGGAACCAAGAATTGGGTGTTATCGGCATCCCAAGGAGTAGGGATACTGACCGATGATGATGAACCCAACACCAGTCTACTTAGAGATTCTACAACCGGGTCACGAATATCATCAGGATATAAAGAGACCATGACAACATCTGGATTACCTCTTGATTGCTGTCCATGTGTCAACTGTCTTCGTTGGAAGAATGGAGATTCGATCGTTGATTTCCATTGTTTCGATACAGCCTTGAATCTCATCAGAGAATCCACATCAAGTCTCTCTAGGATAAGCTCTACGCAATCGTGGGGAAGCGATTCCCTCCTCAAGCAGCGTTGCTTTTTCCTTGACATTCTTGTGATTGTTGTTGAGCAGACCGACCCTTGATGATGATAGATGAAAaggtttatttatataaaaaaaaaacaggaaaacaGGAAAAAGCAAAACTTTGGAATTTCCTTTTCCTCAAGGAAACAGAGGATCTCTTTATAATTTCCTTTTCctcaaagaaacagaggatctctttctctcctagACCTAAACTCTCATATGGCCGACGTCGGAGGAGATATGGCAGAGAAGGAGCTTGAGAAGCCGACTTACGGGTTCTGGATTTGGGCTATGGCTTCCGTGATTCTCCGATTATTCTTCATCTTTTACTTCCCGGAAAACTTCAAATTATCTTCCCGTCCGGAGGTCTCCACCCCTCTCACAAGCGTTCGCCGCCgtatctcactctctctctctctctcattcagTCATTCTCTCTCCACGACTCCACCATCTCGAGTTTCGCTTAACAGTTCTCTCTGTTcggtttttttaatatgtgcAGTTGCTGAAGGTTACTGGTTGAAGCAGTCATCGATGTCACCATACGCAGGTTTTGTGATTGTCTCCTACATATGGGATTTGAAATTCCAACGATTTATGGAAGTTGAATTCGTACTCGTTTTTTTCCTCTGTGCAGGATCAATGTATCATGGCTCTCCATTGCTGCTCTCTGTTCTGGGTCCGCTCACTAGTCAATGGTAGTAACTTTAATCGATTCAAAGTTTAGATTCTTGAGCTGAGTTTCCGAGGGTTCCTGCATTGTATCATTTGTTTTGAGCCAACTTAAAAGTGGTTTTGATTTGGATGATGCAGGATTGAAGGGCAATCG
Coding sequences within:
- the LOC104739922 gene encoding F-box protein PP2-A12 isoform X2, encoding MGVAQSGLHKDSSSSSSSSSSSCFGDGDLLKIGLGDLPEGCVAMIVENLDPVEICRFSKLNRAFRGASWADCVWESKLPPNYRVLLEKILGGFPENLQKRHLYTCLSRINSFDDGTKVWIDKRTSGVCLSISAKGLSITGIDDRRYWSHIPTDESRFSSVAYLQQIWWFEVDGEIDFPFPVGTYSIFFKLQLGRSGKWFGRRVCNTEQVHGWDIKPVRFQLWTEDGQHSSSQCMLTERGNWTHYHAGDFVVRESNKSSTKIKFSMTQIDCTHTKGGLSLDSVVVYPSSCKSQLKRF
- the LOC104739922 gene encoding F-box protein PP2-A12 isoform X1, coding for MGVAQSGLHKDSSSSSSSSSSSCFGDGDLLKIGLGDLPEGCVAMIVENLDPVEICRFSKLNRAFRGASWADCVWESKLPPNYRVLLEKILGGFPENLQKRHLYTCLSRINSFDDGTKKVWIDKRTSGVCLSISAKGLSITGIDDRRYWSHIPTDESRFSSVAYLQQIWWFEVDGEIDFPFPVGTYSIFFKLQLGRSGKWFGRRVCNTEQVHGWDIKPVRFQLWTEDGQHSSSQCMLTERGNWTHYHAGDFVVRESNKSSTKIKFSMTQIDCTHTKGGLSLDSVVVYPSSCKSQLKRF
- the LOC104743272 gene encoding F-box/LRR-repeat/kelch-repeat protein At1g09650-like → MSRKKQRCLRRESLPHDCVELILERLDVDSLMRFKAVSKQWKSTIESPFFQRRQLTHGQQSRGNPDVVMVSLYPDDIRDPVVESLSRLVLGSSSSVSIPTPWDADNTQFLVPYNSCDGLVSVLLSSTFIMVSEQMVSPVVIPTTRWYRPLPLCKLQQLMFDLGRSFYDLHYVVPSLGFGKDKITGTYKPVWLYNSSEIGRDNATTCEVFDFSTNSWRYVSPASPYRIFGCPDPVYVDGSLHWFTECEEEPKILSFDLHTEAFQVVCKAPFANVDDLDIAICDLDNRLCVWEKKWPNQVIWSFDSANKTWQKMCSIDLATTSQWFGRCTHVLLPLALFDGKKKLLFYCRERREALVELDLQSNTYDVVFHDFSIGDPVCYFQSLISIS